Within Deferribacterota bacterium, the genomic segment CGATCCACTCTGTTTTGTCGTGTAAAATTCATCAAATATATGTTTTATTTTCTCCTCACTTATACCAACACCATTATCCTCAATGTCAAATATAATAAACTCTTCACTGTCGCTAACTATTAAGTGTATCTTGCCCATTCCTTTTTCACTTACCGCGTCATAAGCATTTTTAAT encodes:
- a CDS encoding ATP-binding protein yields the protein IKNAYDAVSEKGMGKIHLIVSDSEEFIIFDIEDNGVGISEEKIKHIFDEFYTTKQSGSGIGLSIVKHILELYNAEISVKSKLNVGTIFTVKIPVYDEKD